The Streptomyces avermitilis MA-4680 = NBRC 14893 genome contains a region encoding:
- a CDS encoding PHP domain-containing protein, with product MDPLEALDRIAFLLERGQAPTYRVRAFRTAAAVLAARPADEVAELVRTGSLESLKGIGPKTAQVVREALAGQVPGYLEKLEREAGAPLAQGGEELRALLRGDCHLHSDWSDGGSPIEDMGRTAARLGHEWAVLTDHSPRLTVARGLSPERLREQLAVVATLNERWAPFRLLTGIECDILDDGSLDQEPELLARLDVVVVSVHSKLRMDARSMTRRMVAAVRDPLSDVLGHCTGRLLTGRGRPESEFDADEVFAACAESGTAVEINSRPERLDPPRRLLRRAVAAGVLFSVDTDAHAPGQLDWQIHGCARAEECGVPAERVITTWTMEELLAWARDRETPAGVDPV from the coding sequence ATGGACCCCCTGGAGGCCTTGGACCGGATCGCGTTCCTGCTGGAGCGGGGTCAGGCTCCCACCTACCGTGTCCGCGCGTTCCGCACCGCCGCCGCCGTACTGGCCGCACGGCCCGCGGACGAGGTGGCCGAGCTGGTCCGCACCGGGTCGCTGGAGTCCTTGAAGGGCATCGGCCCGAAGACGGCGCAGGTGGTGCGGGAGGCGCTGGCCGGGCAGGTGCCCGGCTATCTGGAGAAGCTGGAGCGGGAGGCCGGTGCGCCGCTCGCGCAGGGCGGCGAGGAGCTGCGGGCGCTGCTGCGCGGCGACTGCCATCTGCACTCCGACTGGTCGGACGGCGGAAGCCCGATCGAGGACATGGGGCGGACCGCGGCGCGGCTCGGGCACGAGTGGGCGGTGCTCACCGACCACTCGCCGCGGCTGACGGTGGCCCGGGGCCTGTCTCCGGAGCGACTGCGCGAGCAGCTGGCGGTGGTCGCCACGCTCAACGAACGCTGGGCTCCGTTCCGGCTGCTCACCGGCATCGAGTGCGACATCCTCGACGACGGGTCGCTCGACCAGGAGCCCGAGCTGCTGGCCCGGCTCGACGTGGTCGTGGTGTCCGTGCACTCCAAGCTGCGCATGGACGCACGGTCGATGACCCGCCGTATGGTCGCCGCCGTACGCGACCCGCTGTCGGACGTCCTCGGGCACTGCACGGGACGGCTGCTGACCGGGCGCGGACGGCCCGAGTCGGAGTTCGACGCGGACGAGGTGTTCGCCGCCTGTGCGGAGTCCGGCACCGCTGTGGAGATCAACAGCCGGCCCGAGCGGCTCGACCCGCCGCGGCGCCTGCTGCGCCGTGCGGTCGCGGCGGGTGTCCTGTTCTCCGTGGACACCGACGCACACGCGCCCGGCCAGCTCGACTGGCAGATCCACGGCTGCGCCCGGGCCGAGGAGTGCGGGGTGCCCGCCGAGCGGGTGATCACCACCTGGACCATGGAGGAACTGCTCGCCTGGGCCCGCGACCGGGAGACACCGGCGGGCGTGGACCCCGTCTGA
- a CDS encoding ricin-type beta-trefoil lectin domain protein — MDSPRLLRRCLFAALSAALIASAAIGPADAADAAPKAASSEKVAAAAATFSDTFDGAAGSAVDSSKWQVETGDNVNNHERQYYTSGNNNAALDGQGHLVITARKDNPGNYQCWYGRCEYTSARLNTSGKFSAAYGRVEARMKIPRGQGMWPAFWMLGTDIGQVGWPNSGEIDVMENVGFEPSTIHGTIHGPGYSGTGGIGAAYSLPGGQAFADAFHTFAVDWAPDSITWSVDGTVYQRRTPADLGGKTWAFNKPFFLILNLAVGGYWPGDPNSSTAFPQQLVVDDVKVTTGDSSSGAPITGLAGKCVDVAGSSSANGAPVQLYDCNGTTAQKWTVASDGTLRALGKCLDVTENGTADGSTVQLWDCGGSANQKWVVTAAGDIVNPQANKCLDVTGNNSANGTRLQIWSCSGAANQKWKVG, encoded by the coding sequence GTGGACTCCCCACGCCTGCTCCGCCGATGTCTGTTCGCCGCACTCTCCGCGGCGCTCATCGCCTCCGCCGCGATCGGTCCCGCCGATGCAGCCGACGCCGCCCCCAAGGCGGCCTCGTCCGAGAAGGTGGCCGCTGCCGCGGCCACCTTCTCGGACACGTTCGACGGGGCCGCCGGTTCGGCCGTCGACTCCTCGAAATGGCAGGTCGAGACCGGCGACAACGTCAACAATCACGAAAGGCAGTACTACACCTCCGGCAACAACAACGCGGCCCTGGACGGCCAGGGCCATCTGGTCATCACGGCCCGCAAGGACAATCCCGGCAACTACCAGTGCTGGTACGGCCGTTGTGAGTACACCTCGGCCCGCCTGAACACCTCGGGGAAGTTCTCGGCCGCGTACGGTCGGGTCGAGGCGCGGATGAAGATACCGCGCGGGCAGGGCATGTGGCCCGCGTTCTGGATGCTCGGCACTGACATCGGACAGGTCGGCTGGCCGAACTCGGGCGAGATCGATGTCATGGAGAACGTCGGCTTCGAGCCCTCCACCATCCACGGCACCATCCACGGTCCCGGTTACTCCGGCACGGGCGGCATCGGTGCCGCGTACTCGCTGCCCGGGGGCCAGGCCTTCGCGGACGCCTTCCACACATTCGCCGTGGACTGGGCGCCCGACTCCATCACCTGGTCGGTGGACGGCACCGTCTACCAGCGGCGCACGCCCGCCGACCTGGGCGGCAAGACCTGGGCGTTCAACAAGCCGTTCTTCCTGATCCTCAACCTCGCGGTCGGCGGCTACTGGCCCGGCGATCCGAACAGCTCCACGGCCTTCCCGCAGCAGCTCGTGGTGGACGACGTGAAGGTGACGACCGGCGACAGCTCAAGCGGCGCGCCCATCACCGGACTGGCCGGCAAGTGCGTGGACGTGGCCGGTTCGAGCTCGGCCAACGGCGCCCCCGTCCAGCTCTACGACTGCAACGGCACCACCGCCCAGAAGTGGACGGTGGCCTCCGACGGCACGCTCCGCGCGCTGGGCAAGTGCCTCGACGTCACGGAGAACGGCACGGCGGACGGCTCCACCGTCCAGCTGTGGGACTGCGGTGGCAGCGCCAACCAGAAATGGGTGGTCACCGCGGCCGGCGACATCGTCAACCCGCAGGCCAACAAGTGCCTCGACGTGACCGGCAACAACTCGGCCAACGGCACCCGGCTGCAGATCTGGTCCTGCTCGGGCGCGGCGAACCAGAAGTGGAAGGTCGGCTGA